Within Aspergillus oryzae RIB40 DNA, chromosome 2, the genomic segment GTTGGGAGTGCTGCGATAAATGGGAGGGGTGGAAGGTAAGTCGGATCCTTTGCCTATCTGAACTGCAATGGCTAACTGGTGTAGTACAACAACGAAGCGAACGGAGTCAAGTGGACAGAGAAAGATTATCCAATTGCCGAAGCTACGATGCTCCATGAAGCGGAAATGATGCAGGCCCATCCCTCGATGCTGGCCTTCCTAATTGGATCGGATTTCTGGCCCGACGAGAAGGCCACAAATGTGTATGTCAACGCTTTGAATCGCATGGACTGGCCCAACCCGATTATTGCATCTGCAAGCAAGCGTGGATATCCCAAGCTCCTGGGCCCATCTGGCATGAAGATGGACGGGCCTTACGATTGGGTACCGCCTAACTACTGGTACCACGATAAGCTTGGGGCAGCATTTGGTTTCGGCTCGGAACAGGGGCCCGGTGTAGGAACGCCCGAGCTCGGCAGTTTGCAGCAGTTCATGTCAGCCCAGGAGTTAGAGAGTTTGTGGATGAAACCGGACCAGCCTCAATGGCACATGGCTAAGAATGACTCGCCCTTTGCGGACCGCTCCCTGTACAATGAGGGGCTTTTTGCGCGGTATGGGCCACCAACCGGGTTGGAGGACTATCTTCGCAAGTCACAGATGTCGGATTACGAAGGGACTCGGGCTGAATTTGAAGCATTCGCCATACGCCAGAACGCAAGTCGCCCGGCCACTGGGGTGGTTTACTGGATGTTGAACGGCGCCTGGCCTAGTCTCCATTGGCAGTTATTTGACTATTACTTACGACCGGCAGGGTCCTACTTCGGCACCAAGGTGGGTGCCCGTTTAGAGCATGTCGCTTATGACTACGAAACGCACACTGTTCATATAATCAATCATTCCCTGAAAAATTTCGGAAAGCGAAATGTCACTGTGGACTTGATTGATCTCAACGGCACATCTATGCACCATGAAAGCATCGCTACGTACACTACTCCAACCTCATCAAAGCAGGTAGCAACGGTGCACGAGATaaacaaaatcaaagatGTCGGCTTCCTCAGATTGACCCTGAAAGACTCTGGAAAGGGCACCACCATCAGCCGTAATGTCTATTGGCTCCCACCCAACACGGAAACCCTAGACTGGGATAACTCTACCTTCTACACGACACCTGTTACTAAATACACCGATCTCACTCCATTGAACAAGATGGCCACTGCAAATGTGTCGACAAGCATGAAGATGACCGTGTCGAAGCACGGCTCCACATTTGGCGAGGTGACATTGGAGAATAAGTCCGATGTTCCGGCTTTCTTTATGCATTTGACGGTTAGCGATGAGAACGGGCACGAGTTGGCTCCGGTATACTGGTCTGATAATTATGTTACTCTTTTCCCGAGAGAGAAACTGATATTGACGGTGGAGTTTCAGGGGAGGAAGTGGGCAGCTACGTTGAGTGGGGCGAATgtagagaagagaggaatTGGGCGGAGCTAGGCTATGATCTGTGATTAGTGAAatctatatagatagaagTTTGTATGGCGATCACTCGACTTGTTTGATTCATGTCCGCGTGTTGTCCAGATGCTCCCATACTTGGATACGGCACCTGTAGCTAGAACATTCATATTTAGCAGCAGATCTAATCAACACATATCAATGATATATAACTTAAATTGCTTCACACTCCGTTGTCCCCAGCACCCTGTATTAAAATGTACCAGAGAGACTAGCGATTCTAATTGATGTATTCTAATGCTGCTCCTGGCCCAACATCGATGCCACTCACTTACCCTTCAGGACACCCTCGATAACCTGAGTATGCTGCATCAGTAGCTCATctttcaatcttctcccaATAAGCTGGATATGGCACGGAGCCCCTTCGACATCTTTAGGAGTATCTATATTTCATCAGCACGACTCAGTTCACACAAGCGAAGCATGTAGATGACATACACTCAGGAACATATCCCACGTCCCGAACAAACCCAGCATCAGCTACTTCGTCCGCAGTGCCAAAGGGAATAATGCACGCCGGATACTGCAAGTTATCAGCCTCAAATGCCCTCAACacacagagaaaaagaaagaagaaaatatacaTCAACCAAATTAGCCAACATCGTATAAATCGGCAAACCGAATGTATCATGCACAGGCGCACAAGTCTGATGTCCCGGCCCCAGTATCACATCGAGCTCGTTATTTAAGAAGACTTTCCTTATTGTAGCAGAAGTATCTGTCTTTTGAACATTGAGGTCATATAGCTGTCGCAGTGTCGGCTCGGGATCTGTTCCGTTGGGATTATAGGTATATTTCAAAGATGGAACCCAGGGTTCGTCGCTTGCTGCGAGGTGGCCAAGGGGTGTTCTGTCGGGATCCATTTGGAAGAAATGCATTGCGATATCGCTGAACTCTTTCATTGAGGGACATTTCCCGCTTAGATCGATGATTCTGTGGCCGGCTGCAGTCAGTTTCTCAACTGCTGTTGAAATGGTGCGTAGTATACTGGGATGATACGGCCTTGTCGGGTCCTCAGGGAGAAGACCTATCGTCAATGATTCCTTCGGCTCAATAGGACTCGACCACGGAAGACCAAGGATCTGATCATCCACGTCCTCG encodes:
- a CDS encoding putative glycosyl hydrolase (predicted beta-mannosidase), yielding MYLRGILSALAVLPFGIASVTSPGDTAVVPGWHLQSALHAPSNLTDLSLPTAHNVSAWYRISSRATVMAGLIQNHVYNDTHLFYSNNLATLDQTIFRAPWLYREELRLLAPPKGQHMFLITHGITSKADIYFNGKQIASNATQQGSYGGHRYDITPFVRTGKNVLLIQAHPTNYLRDFAQGFVDWNPYPPDNGTGVWRDVELKQTGPVSMSSPRILTDFIGVHTENVTATIKVDIKNHEDRIANGVVHGTVQAQDKGSQTVAFSKQFKLEPYKNATVSIDVVLKNPKIWWPATWGKQPLYTVKAKTTVGQNEISDIAPPTQFGIRHVTSKLNSYNDTEFSVNGYPFHVRGGGYSPDMFLRFDLEHLRNIFRYMLDMGLNTVRLEGKQEHPELYDLADRMGLMVMSGWECCDKWEGWKYNNEANGVKWTEKDYPIAEATMLHEAEMMQAHPSMLAFLIGSDFWPDEKATNVYVNALNRMDWPNPIIASASKRGYPKLLGPSGMKMDGPYDWVPPNYWYHDKLGAAFGFGSEQGPGVGTPELGSLQQFMSAQELESLWMKPDQPQWHMAKNDSPFADRSLYNEGLFARYGPPTGLEDYLRKSQMSDYEGTRAEFEAFAIRQNASRPATGVVYWMLNGAWPSLHWQLFDYYLRPAGSYFGTKVGARLEHVAYDYETHTVHIINHSLKNFGKRNVTVDLIDLNGTSMHHESIATYTTPTSSKQVATVHEINKIKDVGFLRLTLKDSGKGTTISRNVYWLPPNTETLDWDNSTFYTTPVTKYTDLTPLNKMATANVSTSMKMTVSKHGSTFGEVTLENKSDVPAFFMHLTVSDENGHELAPVYWSDNYVTLFPREKLILTVEFQGRKWAATLSGANVEKRGIGRS